The following coding sequences lie in one Methylotuvimicrobium alcaliphilum 20Z genomic window:
- a CDS encoding DCC1-like thiol-disulfide oxidoreductase family protein, producing MYHFIFTKLYQLHNKPAPATGIGLFRLLYGIVLFQEICFLLYFHHLIFDPIPYIDVEYPLIPFFLCLWAVAALFIIVGYQCQNALIVSYLFWIVFVQFTPMQRDFDGGFDAFMTGSGFFLLFMPTDKVFALDQLRLKLSTPFRHYSQHPKPTVSSLSYHLPVFICLGFLYFDSAIHKLFAEHWRNGLGAWLPSTQPYYVSAINMSWFLNQEILQKTIGYIIIAFQFSFIFFFSNRYLRPIYLFIGIGLHLGITISLNIYPFGLGMLVFYCLLVPFSWWRCLAKALRPTQPLLLVYYDKDCPLCNRTALTVNHFDIFKCIDFKDAQTFSDKQPALSALPLNTLLTDLYSVDENGKVYHGINTYIQILIKMRYPFLIGWLLRTPGIHHLAKAIYRNIADNRQRIPCNQDCIIPNTTQFKLHSFYSRFFETDNLQSRRNLKTLTKAFLIICILQINNSIHYGLLYRLNVDTRSNPFMLALTQASNSVLLLSHSFIGITPHALYLHDHFEGYDSLLAITYTNDDGDEAWLPFINQEGRILAPHWGRVHSMWANIAVTPNIDAIRLNKLMMKITAYWSHRLQLNLDNTLFTIKIKKNTAPPYWVYDLLNKNLSGEWSNLGTVQWKQQQFHSNLNQTLLDNISVQSSYWPTSTPE from the coding sequence ATGTATCATTTTATTTTCACCAAGCTCTACCAACTGCACAATAAACCTGCCCCAGCTACCGGCATCGGCTTATTCCGACTGCTCTACGGCATTGTATTATTTCAAGAAATCTGCTTCTTATTATATTTCCATCATCTAATTTTCGACCCGATTCCATACATTGACGTTGAATACCCGCTCATTCCTTTTTTTCTTTGCCTCTGGGCGGTTGCCGCTTTATTCATAATCGTTGGCTACCAATGCCAAAACGCATTAATTGTAAGCTACCTTTTTTGGATCGTCTTTGTACAATTCACCCCCATGCAACGCGACTTTGACGGCGGATTTGATGCATTCATGACTGGATCAGGTTTTTTTTTACTTTTCATGCCGACCGACAAAGTCTTTGCGCTCGATCAATTAAGGCTAAAACTCAGCACACCCTTTCGCCATTACTCTCAACACCCGAAACCTACTGTTTCAAGCCTGAGCTACCACCTTCCCGTTTTTATTTGCCTAGGCTTTCTTTATTTCGACTCGGCGATTCATAAATTATTTGCCGAACACTGGCGAAACGGCCTAGGAGCCTGGCTTCCCTCCACACAGCCATATTATGTATCCGCGATCAATATGTCCTGGTTTCTTAATCAGGAAATACTACAAAAGACGATTGGCTATATCATTATTGCGTTCCAATTTAGCTTTATATTCTTTTTTTCAAACCGCTACTTACGCCCTATCTACTTATTCATTGGCATTGGCTTACACCTAGGCATAACGATTTCTCTAAATATCTATCCGTTTGGCCTCGGCATGCTCGTTTTTTATTGCCTGCTCGTTCCTTTTTCATGGTGGCGCTGCCTAGCCAAAGCCCTTAGACCCACTCAGCCTTTATTACTGGTCTACTACGACAAAGACTGCCCTTTATGCAATCGCACCGCATTAACCGTCAATCATTTCGATATTTTTAAATGCATTGATTTTAAAGACGCTCAAACTTTTTCGGATAAACAACCCGCACTATCTGCCTTGCCATTGAATACCTTATTGACCGACCTTTATTCGGTCGACGAAAACGGTAAGGTTTATCACGGCATCAATACTTATATCCAGATTCTAATTAAAATGCGCTATCCGTTTTTAATTGGCTGGCTACTACGCACCCCGGGCATTCATCATCTAGCCAAAGCTATTTATCGCAACATAGCCGACAACAGACAGCGCATACCATGCAATCAAGACTGCATTATCCCAAACACAACCCAATTTAAATTACACAGCTTTTACAGCCGTTTTTTTGAGACCGACAACCTTCAATCACGAAGAAACTTAAAAACACTGACCAAAGCCTTCTTAATCATTTGCATATTACAAATCAATAACTCCATCCACTACGGACTACTATACAGGCTTAATGTCGACACACGCAGCAACCCCTTCATGCTTGCCCTGACTCAAGCCAGCAATTCAGTTTTATTACTATCCCATTCATTCATCGGTATAACACCCCACGCCCTTTATTTACACGACCATTTTGAGGGGTATGACTCGCTACTAGCCATCACCTACACCAACGATGACGGAGATGAAGCCTGGTTACCGTTCATCAACCAAGAGGGACGGATACTTGCCCCTCACTGGGGGCGCGTCCACTCAATGTGGGCCAATATCGCCGTCACACCGAATATCGACGCCATCAGACTCAACAAGCTGATGATGAAAATTACTGCATACTGGTCACATAGACTCCAACTAAACCTTGATAACACCTTATTCACTATCAAGATTAAAAAAAATACAGCGCCGCCCTACTGGGTTTATGATTTGCTCAATAAAAACCTCAGCGGAGAATGGTCAAACCTTGGCACAGTTCAGTGGAAACAACAGCAATTTCATAGCAATTTAAACCAAACGTTGCTAGATAATATCTCCGTTCAATCAAGTTATTGGCCCACCTCAACACCCGAATAA
- a CDS encoding DUF2970 domain-containing protein, which yields MSKPTILNVIKSVFAAAVGIQSDKNRQRDFEHGNLSTYIIVGIIFTVLFVALLALLVAKITG from the coding sequence ATGTCGAAACCGACCATACTCAATGTAATAAAAAGCGTTTTCGCCGCCGCAGTCGGCATACAAAGCGACAAAAATAGACAACGGGATTTCGAACACGGCAACTTATCCACGTACATCATTGTCGGCATTATTTTTACCGTTTTATTTGTCGCTCTTTTGGCATTACTTGTTGCAAAAATTACTGGCTGA
- the metH gene encoding methionine synthase, with translation MSKLENFKKRLSQSILFLDGAMGTMIQSYKLEEKDYRGKRFSDWTVDLKGNNDLLSLTQPDIIKAIHCAYLDVGCDIIETNTFNATQIAMADYQMESLAYEINLESARIARQAADEYSQKTPEKPRFVAGILGPTNRTASMSPDVNDPGFRNIDFDTLVDAYTEAMRGLIDGGVDIILIETVFDTLNAKAAIFAVDQYFEAIGYKLPVMISGTITDASGRTLSGQTVAAFWNSLSHIEPISFGFNCALGAKELRQHIEELSSIADTHVSAHPNAGLPNEFGEYDESPEDMALELADWAANGYLNIIGGCCGTSPEHIKAIVEAVKQYPPRVVPVIEKQCRLAGLEPMNIGSDSLFVNVGERTNVTGSAKFKRLVVEGDFETALEVAKDQVENGAQIIDINMDEGMLESKEAMVRFLSLIAAEPDIAKVPIMLDSSKWDIIEAGLKCIQGKGIVNSISLKEGEEAFIQHAKLIRRYGAAAIVMAFDEQGQADTRDRKVEICSRAYRILTEQLNFPAEDIIFDPNIFAIATGIDEHNNYGMDFIEATREIKRTLPHALISGGVSNVSFSFRGNNPVREAIHAVFLYHAIKAGMDMGIVNAGQLAIYEDIPLELRDAVEDVVLNRNDHATERLLELAEKYRGDGSTAAKPEELEWRSWPVTKRLEHALVKGIADFIDEDTEQARQEAEKPLHVIEGALMDGMNVVGDLFGAGKMFLPQVVKSARVMKKAVAYLMPFMEAEQDGEMQTNGKILMATVKGDVHDIGKNIVGVVLQCNNFQVIDLGVMVPAEKILQTARDEKVDIIGLSGLITPSLDEMVHMAKEMERQGFDIPLMIGGATTSRAHTAVKIEPNYHGPVVYVADASRSVGVASHLVSDDSKEAFTQKIKEEYKEVRERHQGRKAKTKQHSIEQARRNKFNWTDFEPVKPTFLGNKVIDRFPLDTLVWYIDWTPFFHTWELAGKYPNIFEDRVVGEEARKLFDDAQVMLKKIINEEWLQARAVIGFYPANSDGDDIILYKDDSRLEKREILHHLRQQSVKAPGRPNYCLSDFIAPIDSGKIDYLGGFAVTTGIGIEAKLEEFEKDHDDYSSIMLKALADRLAEAFAEYMHEAVRKDFWGYAKDEQYRNDELISESYQGIRPAPGYPACPDHTEKSKLFELLNVTATTGIELTESYAMYPASAVSGWYFSHPEAQYFNVGKIDHDQLEDYARRKGIAKEVAERWLSAHLHH, from the coding sequence ATGAGTAAATTAGAAAACTTTAAAAAAAGATTGTCCCAAAGTATCTTGTTTTTAGATGGCGCTATGGGCACGATGATTCAAAGCTACAAATTGGAAGAAAAAGATTATCGGGGCAAGCGTTTTTCGGATTGGACTGTCGATCTAAAAGGTAACAATGATCTGTTGTCTTTGACTCAGCCGGATATTATTAAAGCGATTCATTGCGCTTATCTCGATGTCGGTTGCGATATTATCGAGACGAATACCTTTAACGCGACTCAAATTGCGATGGCCGATTATCAAATGGAATCATTGGCCTATGAGATTAATTTGGAATCGGCGCGGATAGCTAGACAAGCTGCTGATGAATATAGTCAAAAAACACCTGAAAAGCCGCGCTTCGTTGCCGGTATTTTAGGGCCGACAAACCGGACGGCGTCGATGTCGCCCGATGTTAACGATCCCGGTTTTCGTAACATCGATTTCGATACTTTGGTCGATGCTTATACCGAAGCGATGCGCGGCTTAATCGACGGCGGTGTCGATATTATTTTGATCGAAACGGTATTCGATACGCTCAATGCCAAGGCGGCTATTTTCGCGGTCGATCAATATTTCGAGGCGATCGGTTATAAATTGCCGGTCATGATTTCCGGCACGATTACCGATGCTTCGGGCAGAACGCTGTCGGGCCAAACCGTTGCGGCGTTTTGGAACTCGCTCAGTCATATCGAGCCGATTTCGTTCGGCTTCAACTGTGCCTTAGGTGCCAAAGAGCTCAGGCAACATATCGAGGAATTATCATCGATCGCCGATACGCATGTGTCGGCTCATCCGAATGCCGGTTTGCCGAACGAGTTCGGCGAATATGACGAATCTCCGGAAGACATGGCCTTGGAATTAGCCGATTGGGCGGCGAACGGTTATTTAAACATCATTGGTGGCTGCTGCGGTACGTCGCCCGAGCATATCAAAGCGATTGTCGAGGCGGTCAAACAATACCCGCCGAGAGTCGTTCCCGTTATTGAAAAGCAATGCCGCTTGGCAGGCCTTGAGCCGATGAATATTGGGTCGGATTCGTTGTTCGTCAATGTCGGCGAACGTACCAACGTGACCGGTTCGGCAAAATTCAAGCGCTTAGTTGTTGAAGGCGATTTTGAAACGGCATTGGAAGTAGCCAAAGATCAGGTCGAAAACGGCGCACAAATTATCGACATCAATATGGATGAAGGTATGTTGGAGTCGAAAGAAGCGATGGTGCGCTTTCTCAGCCTGATCGCGGCCGAACCCGATATCGCCAAGGTGCCGATCATGCTTGACTCGTCGAAATGGGATATTATCGAAGCCGGATTGAAGTGCATTCAAGGCAAGGGCATCGTCAATTCTATCTCGCTGAAAGAAGGCGAGGAAGCCTTTATACAGCATGCCAAGTTGATTCGTCGCTATGGTGCGGCTGCAATCGTGATGGCTTTCGACGAACAAGGTCAAGCCGATACGCGTGATAGAAAAGTCGAAATCTGCAGTCGTGCCTATCGTATTCTGACCGAGCAATTGAATTTTCCGGCCGAGGACATTATTTTCGACCCGAACATCTTTGCGATTGCAACCGGTATCGATGAGCACAATAACTACGGCATGGATTTTATCGAGGCGACCCGCGAAATCAAGCGAACGCTACCTCATGCCTTGATTTCGGGCGGCGTGTCGAACGTGTCTTTTTCGTTCCGAGGGAACAATCCGGTTCGCGAGGCGATACATGCGGTATTTTTGTATCATGCGATTAAGGCCGGCATGGATATGGGCATCGTCAATGCCGGCCAATTGGCTATCTATGAAGACATTCCGTTGGAATTGCGCGATGCGGTTGAGGATGTCGTGCTCAATCGCAACGATCACGCGACCGAACGCTTGCTTGAGTTGGCCGAAAAATATCGCGGCGACGGCAGTACGGCAGCCAAACCTGAAGAGCTCGAATGGCGAAGTTGGCCGGTTACCAAAAGACTCGAGCATGCTCTGGTTAAAGGCATCGCCGATTTCATCGACGAAGATACCGAGCAGGCCCGGCAAGAAGCCGAAAAGCCGTTGCATGTGATCGAAGGCGCGTTGATGGACGGCATGAATGTGGTCGGCGATTTGTTCGGGGCCGGCAAAATGTTTTTGCCGCAAGTCGTCAAGTCGGCGCGGGTCATGAAAAAAGCGGTCGCGTATTTGATGCCGTTCATGGAAGCCGAGCAAGACGGCGAAATGCAGACCAACGGCAAAATACTGATGGCCACCGTCAAAGGCGACGTGCACGATATCGGCAAGAATATTGTCGGCGTAGTGCTGCAATGCAATAATTTTCAGGTCATCGACTTGGGGGTAATGGTGCCGGCCGAAAAAATCTTGCAGACCGCGCGCGATGAAAAAGTCGATATCATCGGTCTTAGCGGCTTGATTACGCCGTCTCTCGATGAAATGGTACATATGGCCAAAGAAATGGAACGACAAGGCTTCGACATTCCGCTGATGATCGGCGGCGCAACGACCTCAAGAGCCCATACTGCGGTCAAGATCGAGCCTAACTATCATGGTCCGGTTGTTTATGTCGCCGATGCCTCCAGAAGCGTCGGTGTGGCCAGTCATTTGGTCAGCGACGACTCCAAGGAGGCATTTACCCAAAAAATCAAGGAAGAATACAAGGAGGTTCGGGAAAGGCATCAGGGGCGTAAAGCCAAAACCAAGCAACATAGCATTGAGCAGGCGAGACGCAATAAATTCAATTGGACCGATTTCGAGCCGGTCAAGCCCACCTTTTTAGGCAACAAAGTCATCGATCGCTTTCCTCTCGATACGTTGGTTTGGTATATCGATTGGACGCCGTTCTTCCATACTTGGGAGTTGGCCGGTAAATATCCCAATATTTTCGAAGACCGAGTCGTCGGCGAAGAAGCTAGAAAGCTGTTCGACGATGCGCAAGTGATGTTGAAAAAAATCATCAACGAAGAATGGCTTCAGGCTCGTGCCGTTATCGGGTTTTACCCGGCCAACAGCGACGGCGACGACATCATTTTATATAAAGACGATTCGCGGCTTGAAAAGCGAGAAATTTTGCATCATTTGCGGCAGCAAAGTGTCAAGGCGCCGGGGCGGCCGAATTATTGTTTGTCCGATTTCATCGCGCCTATCGATAGCGGCAAGATCGATTATTTGGGCGGCTTTGCGGTAACGACCGGCATCGGCATCGAAGCTAAGCTCGAAGAATTCGAAAAAGACCATGACGATTACAGTTCGATCATGCTCAAGGCCTTGGCAGACCGATTGGCAGAAGCCTTCGCCGAGTATATGCATGAAGCGGTTAGGAAGGATTTTTGGGGATATGCAAAAGACGAACAATACCGTAACGATGAGTTGATCTCCGAATCTTATCAAGGCATAAGGCCGGCTCCGGGTTATCCGGCTTGTCCGGATCATACCGAAAAGAGCAAATTGTTCGAGTTGCTTAATGTCACTGCGACGACCGGAATCGAGTTGACCGAGAGTTACGCGATGT